The genomic interval AGATTTAAAAGCTTTGATCTCCCCGATGTATTTTCCGTAATGTGCATCCACCTGTTCGGCAAACTGAACATATTCAGAAAAGGCATGTTCTTCGTTATATTCAAGTATGTTTTCCGGGGCATAAAAATGGTTTTCCAGAGCGGATTGATGATTGGTTAAAGCAAAGTCCGCCGGAATTTCAGACATTCCAAAATACCAGGGAACGTAGGGTTGAATGCAGGGTCTGCGGGGTGCCAGCCACATTACGGCGCCAATATCCACAGGCATGTCGTTTCTCAGCTCCGTTACAAACCCGTATTGATTGTGGGAGGCGCAGATCGTCCCAACACCCCCTTCATGAGGATGGCCGTGTTGATAATGCTGGCTGTTATCCCATTCAGTCCCTTCATAGTGATCAGCCAGTACTTTCATGATCTCTTGTCTGGATATCTTCTCTTTGGGCTTCACCGCAAAAGGGAAAGCCTCCTCCATTCTGTAGTCCTTGCTTGTAAGGAGCTCCAAACCCCGCCACTTTCTGGGGATATTCCCGGGGCTGGCCAATTTTTGCGGATTGCTATATACCTTTCTGAAATTGAAGGGTCCATCCCGCTCCGGTTCGTACCAGCCTCTTTTATTTGCATAACTTATCAACTCGTCTGAACCCATATAAATTTCCCCGTTGGAGAGGTTAACACTGGTAATGGTATAATAATTGGGAATGACCATAACCTTGTTGTCAGGTACTCTTTGTGCCACCCAGTGTTTGCCGTTCACAACGGACATAACCCAGGCTTCTTCGGGATCGGCAATCGTATAAGTTCTTCCGGAAGAAGCATATCCATATTTCTCAACCAGTTCGCCTCCTATCTGAACTGCCTCGCGGGCAGAAGACGCTCTTAGTGCCATCAGTCGCCTGAGCCAGTAACCAATTCCCCCATCGGTCAACTCCGGTTGATCCTCCCTGGAAGAACAGGCGTTGGAAGCAATCGTTACACCATGTTCATTCATATAGGAATCGGCAAATTCCATCCCCGGCATCTCCAGCCACAGGTATTCATAAGTGGTATCGGCCCGGGGAACTACAGCCCCGTTTTGTAATGTAATGGTTTCTCCTTCTTTATGTACTTTTCGGGGTACTTTGAACCAGTTGACCAGGTTTTCTCCATGATCGTCTTCATTATGGGCCATGAGCAGAGAACCACTCCGGGAAGCCTCCTTACCCACCACCAGGGTATAACAGTTGAAATCGGTCTGTTGCCCGATAACCGGGGTAAGGCCGATTAGTAGAGACAAAAAAACAAACAAATGCAATCGTGTCATAGGGGATCTTTTCGTTTTATATCAGAACTCGCAAAAATAGTTAAATCTACACTATTTTTTAACCGTGGGGTTCATTTATTATGTATTACAATTTTCCACCCGGTTGGTTCGGTCTGTTAATTTATCCTACAAATCTTTTATAGTGTTCGTAGCGTTCAAGGATTTCTTTAACATAGTAGTAGGGCTCCTCACCCCGGCAATAACCGTATTGTACCACCGGGTCATTGTAATATTGCGGGTTCGACAATTTAAGAAGATAATCCCGGATCACATACCAGTCGGTGGGATCTTCATTGTTTTTTTCGGCCAGTCTCTGAGCATCTTTTACATGATTCAGCCCGACATTGTATGAGGCGAGCACGAATTTCACGCGTTCGGAGGAATCCGGTATGGAAGCCCATTGCTTTCTTAGGTAGGAAATATACTTTGTTCCTGCCTCAACACTCGATTCGGGGGAATACAGGTCGCTTATTCCCAGCTCCCTGGCAGTAGCGGGCATGAGTTGCATTAATCCCCTGGCACCTGCCCAGGATTTGGTCCTTGGATTGAAGCCGGATTCCTGGTAAATCATGGAGCTCACTAACCGCCAATCCCAACCGATGCTATCGGCACGGGCCTTTATCATATCGTCATAACGCGAAATTCTGCCGGTTTCCATAGAAAAGAAATCGCTTCTTACCCTTCGCCTGTATGATTTGGAGTTATTAAAATATTTATTATATATCACATAATAATCCGTATTCTGCTTCATTCTGGCAATCCATGAATTGACCTCTTTGAGCAACTGGGGTGAGCTTTCCCGCACGGCCCATGCGATCCTTTGTGAGAAGCTTAATCTCACATCAATATCCAGGTTCTGATAAAAGGTGTTATTGATGGCAGCGATGTTATAATCCGCTACAGTATATGGGATCTCTCCCTCAGCTACCTTTCTGATCAGATCTTCCGTAGACAGATCGCCCGACATTTCAACAATATCTATATCACCTCCCAGCTCTTCCTCGAGGTTCTGTAAACGTTTATAATAGGAAGAATTTTTCCGGACATACACCTTTTTTCCTATCAGTTCAACCGGATCGGAAACAATCTCTTTTCTGATTTCATGGATCTTCATTTGCCTCCAGTTATCCGGTTTTTTCTGTACAAGCACCTGATGGGTGTTTGTGTGGGGTGTGGTAAAAGTTACACGTTCTTTCCGGTCTTGTGTGACGGTCAAACCATGGATGATGATGTCGCCTTTCCCTTTTTTCAGCATTTCAATCTCTTTATCCAAATCTTCGGCAACGATTATATCCAGATCGAGTCCCATATCTTCTGCCAGCCTGCTGGCAAGCTCATATTCATATCCCATAGGCTGACCACGGTATAAAAAATAACTGGTGGAGCCATAATAAGTGATGGCTCTCAGTGTTCCGCGTTCCTTTATGCTGGGGAGATCAATTTCCACCTCTTCCATTTCTTCTTTCTCCTGCTTAGCTTTATCCCCTGAACTGCAGGATTCAATGAACAGCAATGCAATTCCCAATAGGAACACCGAATAAAGACGAAGTTGTTTAAATCTCATAATCAACATCCTCCTGTTTAAAATTTCCATAAATTAACAAACTCATAATAAAAAATGTTTATTTTATCTATAGCAATGTCTGTTAGACAACACAGGTCATCAGAGATAATGCCATATAGAACATAACGGCAATCAAACAAATTCTGGCTTTTGTGGTTGTATCATATTGGTGTTTATTTAGCCAGTTAGTCAAACGCAATACGCAATAAAGAAAAAATTGAATTTCAAATTGATTTATATACCAAATTTACAAACTTTGCTTGTATTACCATAGAACCCGCATGTTTTTTTGTTGTGAAGGTTAATGGATGCGGGTTTTATTAAAAATCAAAATGTCAAATCAACTAAAATATAATACAGTATGGATAATACGGATTTAACCCGTCGTTTAGGCAACTCAGAGCTCATGGTAACTCCTGTCGGACTGGGCACCTGGCAGTTCAGCAAGCGAAATAATCTTGCAGGCCGGTTCTGGCCTTATCTTTCGGAAGAAGAGAGTCATGAAATCTTGAAGACCTCTATAAACAACAGGATCAACTGGTTTGATACTGCCGAATTATACGGAAATGGTGAATCCGAAAAAACCCTGGCCAGGGCGCTGCAACAATCAGGTGTTGACGATAAAGAAGTGATCATTGCCACCAAATGGAATCCCATCTTCAGAACCGCTCGTTCCATAACAAAGACTGTTGGAAATAGACAGGAAGCGCTTGCTCCTTACACCATATCGTTGCACCAGGTACACAACCCGGCTTCCTTTTCAAGCATCGGGGCAGAAATGAAGGCCATGGTAAAATTGGTGAAAGATCAGAAAATTAAACATGTAGGGGTAAGCAATTTTTCTGCCTCACAAATGCGGAAAGCGCATGAAGAACTTCAAAAACACGGCCTCAAGCTCGTCTCCAACCAGGTCCGATACAATCTGCTTAACCGGAAAATTGAACGGAACGGTATTCTGGATGCAGCCAAAGAGCTGAATGTTGCCATCATTGCATACTCTCCATTGGCTCAGGGTTTATTGACAGGAAAATATCATGAAAATCCCGAGTCCATCAAAAACAAAAAAGGCTTTCGCAAAATGATGGGTTCATTCAAAGAAAAAGGTCTGGAAAAGAGCCGGCCCCTTGTAGATAAACTGAAGGAAATGGCTGATAAACATGATGCTACCGCGGCACAGGTCGCTCTGAGCTGGACCATAAATTATCACGGCACGAAGGTTTTTGCCATCCCAGGCGCTTCCAATAGCCGGCAGGCCGAAAGCAACGCCCGGGCCATGCAGATCAATCTGTCCGAAGCGGAGATGGAGCAGATATCTCAGGCAAGTACGGGTATAGGAAAATAATCCATTCCATCAGAATTAAAACATTTACAGAATTTCCCATTAATTTTATGCCGCAAAACAAACATCATGGAAGAGATGTATATAATTCCTACACCAGCCTGGCAAACATGTTGAATCTAAGGGAATATAATGAGTGAATTTTTGGTTTTCATACCCGTGTATAACGAGGAACGGTCGATCAGGACGGTAATTTATGAAATAAAAAATATTGCTGATTATGTGGATATTCTTATCATTGATGATGGCTCAACCGATGATTCGCCCAATATTCTTGAGAAGACCGAAAACGTTCAGGTAATACGGCATTCACAAAATCAGGGATATGGCAAAACATTGATCGATGGCTTCCGCTATGCGAATGAGAAAGGCTATAAATATGTGATCACGATAGACAGCGACAAACAGCATCAGCCAGGGGAGATCTATAAATTCATCCATGCCGTGAAACATGATAATTCTGATATCATTTCCGGAAGCAGGTATCTGAATATTTCCCGGGAGGAGCTAAAAGAAGCACCCGAAGACCGCATACGGATAAACCGGAGAATAACGGAGACAATCAACCGTATTACCGGTTATCGGCTCACCGATTCCTTTTGTGGTTTTAAACTGTATAAAGTTAAGGCCCTGAAGCGGCTCAATCTATCCGAAACGGGTTACGGGCTTCCCCTTCAATTGTGGATTCAAGCATGGAAAAAAGGCCTTAGCGTTAATGAAATACCGGTGCAACTGATATATTTTGATCATACTTCCGGGCAAACATCTTCCTGGAAAGATATGTTCAGACGGTACAGATATTATTTACAAATCATTCAAAAAGAAACAGAAAGCCATGAATATAATGATTATAGCAGCGCATCCAGATGATGAAGTGTTCTCCATTGGAGGTACCATTGCCACACACACAATGAATGGAGACGATGTGTATATCCTGAATCTGACAAACGGAGAACCAACACCTTATGGTACGGTGGAAACACGATTAAAAGAGGCGGAAGAAGCCGACCGGATTCTGAAGATCAGAAAACGGATCATTATGGATTTTCCCAACCGCTATCTTGAGGATACCATTGATAACAGAAAAAAAGTGGCGGCCCAAATCAGAGAATATAAGCCTGATATTTTGCTGGTACAGTATCATGTTGACCAGCATCCCGATCATATTAGTGCCTCGGAATTGGGTACGGCTGCCCGGTTTTATGCAAAGTTAACCAAGAGCGATATTCCCGGAGAACCGCATTATCCGCGTAAAATTTTGTATTATTACACTTCCCATTTCAGGCTCAACATGTCGCCTTCCTTCATTCTTCCCGTATCTGAAGAAGCTTTTAAGATGAAGATGGAAGCAGGAAATGCCTATCAGTCTCAATTAAAGAATCAAAAGAGAATTAAACTGGGCGACCGTCTGGAATGGAGCGGGAGGTACTACGGAGCCCTTATCAACAGCCCCTACGGAGAACCGTTTTATACACCTGAAGCAGTTGGAATCAATACTTTGCACAATATTGTATAGGTATGGAGATCACTAAGGTAATAGAACACAACAGAAAGACACAGAATCATTTGTTCAGGCAAAATGAAGAGCTCAGGGTCATTCGGGACGAACTTCTTGAGGCATCTGACCTTCAGAAAGAGCGTAAAAACATACCGGTAATAGCAACGGGGCACCAACCGACCATTTATTATCCTGGTCTGCTTTTTAAGAATTTTTTTACGGGGGATGCGGCAAAACAATTAGGAGGAAAAGCAATAAATTTTGTTGTTGATTCAGATAGAGCGGATTTCAGGATACCCGTTCCTTATCAGCAAGAAGGAGAATTGCACAAGATGGAGACGGAATTAAAAAACCGGAAAAATAAAATATACGCAGCATTCAACCCGTCTTCCGAAGAAATCTTTAATTTTTTTGACAAGATCGGCAACGCCCTGGAATCCCTTTCTCACGCTTCTATTCCGGAAGCATTTGATCAATACAGAAAGGCCTTCTTCGGGACGTTTGAAAAGCATCAGAACTTTACGGATACCGTGATTGATCTCCGCAACCGGTTTGATGACGCGCTGGGCTATACCATCAGGGATGTCAGGATCTCACATATAGCCCGAAGTAAGGGGTATTACCGTTATATTCTTTATCTCATAAGACACCTACGGAACTTTACGGAAGCATACAATGATGCTGTAAGACAATGTAAAAGAAAAGATTATCAACCGGTGAAATTTCTGGATCATCAGAAAGGGTGGTATGAACTTCCTTTCTGGTTATGTAAGAATTCCAAAAGGTATCCGGTTTATGTCAAAAAAAATGATGAGGCGATGCATTTTTATTCGGAAGAGGCGGATACAGATATTTCGGTAAATATTCATAACAGGACACAGGAAGAGCTCATTCAGGCGTTGAGGGATTCTCTCATACTATATCCCAAGGCCACTACACTTACCATCATGATCCGCCTGTTTCTTTGTGACGTATTTGTACATGGAACAGGCGCCATAGAATATGAGAAAGTGAACAATACAATACTTCATGAGTTTTTTTCACTTGATTCCAGACCTTATTTTTATGGGGTTACAGGCGACATCTGGTTGCCCCTGGCAGGGCATGAAGGAACCCATAATGGCCTGGAAAAGGAATATAAAAGAAAGAAGCACTGGCTGGAAGAAGCAGACCGTGACCCGGAAAAATATTTGCCCAGGGTGCTTGCCGAACAATATAAAGGGGAGAAAAAACAACTGGCCCGGCAGATGCAACAGGAGGAAGATCCGGATAAGCGCAGGGAATTGCATCAGCAACTCATGAAAAAAGATGAAGAAATGAAACAATACCTGAAGCCTGAAATGGAAAAAGTCAGGAAAACCCTTGCCAGATATGATAAATTGTTGAGCAGAAGGGATGTTTACTTTGAGCGAAAATACCCCTACTTTATTTTTCCACCGGAATATTTAACAGAGGATCATTTTAGAAAAAATTTAAAAATTTGTTTAAAACCAGACTGATGTATATCGAGCCATTTGGATGACATTACAAACTCAATATTTTATATATTATGGATAGAAAAAATTTTCTTTACACGTTATTTGCACTTGCTTTGATAAACCTTCTCAAACGACTCCTGCATATGAGCGAT from Bacteroidales bacterium carries:
- a CDS encoding C69 family dipeptidase — its product is MTRLHLFVFLSLLIGLTPVIGQQTDFNCYTLVVGKEASRSGSLLMAHNEDDHGENLVNWFKVPRKVHKEGETITLQNGAVVPRADTTYEYLWLEMPGMEFADSYMNEHGVTIASNACSSREDQPELTDGGIGYWLRRLMALRASSAREAVQIGGELVEKYGYASSGRTYTIADPEEAWVMSVVNGKHWVAQRVPDNKVMVIPNYYTITSVNLSNGEIYMGSDELISYANKRGWYEPERDGPFNFRKVYSNPQKLASPGNIPRKWRGLELLTSKDYRMEEAFPFAVKPKEKISRQEIMKVLADHYEGTEWDNSQHYQHGHPHEGGVGTICASHNQYGFVTELRNDMPVDIGAVMWLAPRRPCIQPYVPWYFGMSEIPADFALTNHQSALENHFYAPENILEYNEEHAFSEYVQFAEQVDAHYGKYIGEIKAFKS
- a CDS encoding transporter substrate-binding domain-containing protein; this encodes MRFKQLRLYSVFLLGIALLFIESCSSGDKAKQEKEEMEEVEIDLPSIKERGTLRAITYYGSTSYFLYRGQPMGYEYELASRLAEDMGLDLDIIVAEDLDKEIEMLKKGKGDIIIHGLTVTQDRKERVTFTTPHTNTHQVLVQKKPDNWRQMKIHEIRKEIVSDPVELIGKKVYVRKNSSYYKRLQNLEEELGGDIDIVEMSGDLSTEDLIRKVAEGEIPYTVADYNIAAINNTFYQNLDIDVRLSFSQRIAWAVRESSPQLLKEVNSWIARMKQNTDYYVIYNKYFNNSKSYRRRVRSDFFSMETGRISRYDDMIKARADSIGWDWRLVSSMIYQESGFNPRTKSWAGARGLMQLMPATARELGISDLYSPESSVEAGTKYISYLRKQWASIPDSSERVKFVLASYNVGLNHVKDAQRLAEKNNEDPTDWYVIRDYLLKLSNPQYYNDPVVQYGYCRGEEPYYYVKEILERYEHYKRFVG
- a CDS encoding aldo/keto reductase, which gives rise to MDNTDLTRRLGNSELMVTPVGLGTWQFSKRNNLAGRFWPYLSEEESHEILKTSINNRINWFDTAELYGNGESEKTLARALQQSGVDDKEVIIATKWNPIFRTARSITKTVGNRQEALAPYTISLHQVHNPASFSSIGAEMKAMVKLVKDQKIKHVGVSNFSASQMRKAHEELQKHGLKLVSNQVRYNLLNRKIERNGILDAAKELNVAIIAYSPLAQGLLTGKYHENPESIKNKKGFRKMMGSFKEKGLEKSRPLVDKLKEMADKHDATAAQVALSWTINYHGTKVFAIPGASNSRQAESNARAMQINLSEAEMEQISQASTGIGK
- a CDS encoding glycosyltransferase family 2 protein codes for the protein MSEFLVFIPVYNEERSIRTVIYEIKNIADYVDILIIDDGSTDDSPNILEKTENVQVIRHSQNQGYGKTLIDGFRYANEKGYKYVITIDSDKQHQPGEIYKFIHAVKHDNSDIISGSRYLNISREELKEAPEDRIRINRRITETINRITGYRLTDSFCGFKLYKVKALKRLNLSETGYGLPLQLWIQAWKKGLSVNEIPVQLIYFDHTSGQTSSWKDMFRRYRYYLQIIQKETESHEYNDYSSASR
- a CDS encoding PIG-L family deacetylase: MNIMIIAAHPDDEVFSIGGTIATHTMNGDDVYILNLTNGEPTPYGTVETRLKEAEEADRILKIRKRIIMDFPNRYLEDTIDNRKKVAAQIREYKPDILLVQYHVDQHPDHISASELGTAARFYAKLTKSDIPGEPHYPRKILYYYTSHFRLNMSPSFILPVSEEAFKMKMEAGNAYQSQLKNQKRIKLGDRLEWSGRYYGALINSPYGEPFYTPEAVGINTLHNIV